The genomic window AACTGGATGTCGCGCTCCGGGTCGATGTGATTAGCGACGCGAAGCACCACCTCGCGCACGTCCTGCACGTCGCAGTCCTCGTCCACCACGATGATGCACTTGGTGAACATGGCCTGGCCCATGGCCCAGATGCCGTTCATCACCTTGCGGGCATGCCCGGGATAGGACTTGCGGATGGAGACCAGCATCAGGTTGTGGAAGACGGCCTCGACCGGCAGGTTGACGTCCACGATCTCGGGCAGCGTGACCCGCATCAGCGGCAGGAACATGCGCTCCACCGCCTTGCCCATGTAGGCGTCCTCCATCGGAGGCTTGCCCACGATGGTGGTGGCGTAGATGGGGTCCTTGCGGTGGGTGACGCAGGTGAGGTGGAAGACCGGATACTCGTCTTCGAGGGAGTAGAAACCGGTGTGGTCGCCGAAAGGGCCCTCGGTGCGCAGCTCGTCGAGGTTGACGTAGCCCTCGAGGACGATCTCGGCGGTGGCCGGGACCTCCAGGTCCACGGTCTCGCACTTCACCAGTTCGACCGGCTTGCCGCGCAGGAAGCCGGCGATGAGGAACTCCTCGACGTCGGGAGGCGCGGGGACGATGGCGGCAAAGGTCAGCGCCGGGTCGGTGCCGAGGGCCACCGCGACTTCAAGTTTTCCTTTAACTCTCTTGTCGAGGGCGTCGATGGCGCCGCCGCCGGAGCGGGCCATGAGGTCAACGGCCGCAGCCGAGGGCGGCCTCGCCGCGTGAGTTGGGCCAGCAGCGGCGGCGCGCATGGCGTCGCGGTAGTGTTCGGCGGCGACCTTCTGGCGCTGCCAGTGCATGCCGGCGGTGGTGGCGTCGTACACCTGCATGCGGTACATGCCGACATTGCGCTTCCCCGTCCGCGGGTCGCGGGTGATGACGCAGGGCAGGGTGATGAAGCGGCCGGCGTCCTGGGGCCAGCACTTAAGCACGGGAAAATCCAGCAGGGAGAAACCGTTCTTCTTGATGACCTCTTTGCACGGCCCGGTGGAGACGGTCTTGGGGAAGAACTTGCCCAGGTCGGCGAGCATGGGCAGCATCTTGAGCTTGTCGAGCAGGCCCTCGGGGGCCTTGACGTCGAGGAACTGGTGGATGCGCTGGGCGATCTCGTCGAGGGAGTCCACACCCAGCGCCAGACGCATGCGGCGCTCGGAACCGAACTGGTTGATGAGCAGCCGGGCGCCGGGATGGCCCTTGAGATTGTCGAAGAGGAGCGCGGGACCGCCGGGACTTTGTCCCGGCCTGCTCGAGGGCGAGCGGGCTACAAGACCCTTGCTGACGCGGTCGGTGATTTCGGTGATCTCGAGGATGGGATCGACCTCGACGGAGATGCGCTTCAGCTCGCCGGCCTTCTCCAGAGCGGAGATCCACTCGCGAAGATCGTTGTAGGGCATGGGAACCGGCGATTATACGGGATTGGCGATCGGGGATTGGTGATTTGCGATCTGGACATCACCCGATCTGGGGGGGCGCCGCGAACGGCCGGCGTGCGGCCCGCACACTCCATTGTGACCCCAATCACAGAAGCTTGTGAGGGGCGATGATATCCCTGAGGCTGGCGCGGCCGGCCCGCGCCGGGGGACGATGCGCCACACTGCACCCGCGCGGGGATGGTTCTGGGCCACGCTGGCGCTTTCCAGCCTCAGCCTGGTGGCGCTGGTGTTCGCCTTCTGGGAACTGGTGGAGAACCGCTTCTTCCGCGACTTGGACTACGTCAGCCTGCATTACCTGTACATCAGCCGGGGCATCGCCTCTTCCATCCTGCTGGCGGCGTGGGCGGCCTGGCTGGTGATGCGCGAGCGCCGGGCAGCGGAAGAAGAGCTGAGCAAGTCGCGCGAGCGTTACCGCGGGCTGCTCGACGCCTCGCCGGGCGCGGTGGCGCTGTTCGGCGCCGACCTGCGGGTGCTGGAGTGGAACGCGTCGGCGGAGCGGCTCTACGGATATCAGCGCGACTTCGTCCTGGAACTGCCGGTCCCGACCGTGCCGCCGCAACGCCGGGCCGAACTGGCCGAATCCATGGCGCGGGTGCAGCGGGGCGAAGCGGTGCTGGACCAGGAAAGCGAGCGGGTGGACGCCTCCGGGCAGCTCATCCAAGTGCAGCTCAGCCTGCTTCCCTTCCACGAAGGCGGCGAGCTGTTCTATCTGGAGGTGGCAGCCGACATCCGGGAGCGGGTGCGGCTGCGGGAACGGCTCATCGAGTTCGAGAAGCTGACCAGCATGGGACAGATGGCGGCGGGCACGGCGCACCACCTGAATACGCCGCTGGCGGCCATGCTGCTGCGCGTGCAGATGATGCGGGGACGGATGCAGGAGCCGGCCACCGCCGAAGAACTGGAACGGCTGGAAGGCAGCCTGCGTTTCTGCCAGCAGTTCGTGCAGCGTCTGCTGGACTTCTCGCGCCGTCCTACGATGCGCAGGGAGCCGGAGCCGGTGCGGGCGGTGATCGAGGGCGTGCTGGCGTTCATCGGGCCGACGTTGCAGGCGAAGCAGGTGCGGCTGGGCTGCGAATTGAACGGCATCGGGGGTCAGAGGGTGCTGGGAGACCGCAACGAGCTGGAGACCTTGCTGCTCATCCTGCTGAGCAACGCCGCCGACGCGGTGGAAAAAGGCGGCCGCATCGGGATCACGGTACAGGGCGGTGGAGAGAACGTGGAGATCAGCATCAGCGACGATGGCTGCGGCATCCCGGCGGAGTCCCTGCCCCGCATCTTCGAACCCTTCTACACCACCAAGCCAGTGGGCAAAGGCACGGGGCTGGGCCTGGCGATCGCGAAGAACATCGTGAGCCAGCACGGGGGGAGCATCCGGCTGGAGAGCGGCCAGGGCAGAGGGACGCGGGCGATCGTGCAGCTCCCCGCGCTGGCCGCCACGGCGGTGCCGGCATGAGGCGCGACATCGAGATCCTGGTGGTGGACGACGACCGCGAGCTGGCGGAGACGCTGCGCGACCTGCTGGTGGGCGAAGGTTACACGGTGGCGGTGGCGCTGTCGGCGGGCGAGGCGCTGGCA from Terriglobales bacterium includes these protein-coding regions:
- a CDS encoding UbiD family decarboxylase yields the protein MPYNDLREWISALEKAGELKRISVEVDPILEITEITDRVSKGLVARSPSSRPGQSPGGPALLFDNLKGHPGARLLINQFGSERRMRLALGVDSLDEIAQRIHQFLDVKAPEGLLDKLKMLPMLADLGKFFPKTVSTGPCKEVIKKNGFSLLDFPVLKCWPQDAGRFITLPCVITRDPRTGKRNVGMYRMQVYDATTAGMHWQRQKVAAEHYRDAMRAAAAGPTHAARPPSAAAVDLMARSGGGAIDALDKRVKGKLEVAVALGTDPALTFAAIVPAPPDVEEFLIAGFLRGKPVELVKCETVDLEVPATAEIVLEGYVNLDELRTEGPFGDHTGFYSLEDEYPVFHLTCVTHRKDPIYATTIVGKPPMEDAYMGKAVERMFLPLMRVTLPEIVDVNLPVEAVFHNLMLVSIRKSYPGHARKVMNGIWAMGQAMFTKCIIVVDEDCDVQDVREVVLRVANHIDPERDIQFTLGPVDSLDHASRLPNFGSKMGIDATRKWPTEGFTRPWPDEIEMDETTKRRVDEIWKKLGIE
- a CDS encoding PAS domain-containing sensor histidine kinase — its product is MRHTAPARGWFWATLALSSLSLVALVFAFWELVENRFFRDLDYVSLHYLYISRGIASSILLAAWAAWLVMRERRAAEEELSKSRERYRGLLDASPGAVALFGADLRVLEWNASAERLYGYQRDFVLELPVPTVPPQRRAELAESMARVQRGEAVLDQESERVDASGQLIQVQLSLLPFHEGGELFYLEVAADIRERVRLRERLIEFEKLTSMGQMAAGTAHHLNTPLAAMLLRVQMMRGRMQEPATAEELERLEGSLRFCQQFVQRLLDFSRRPTMRREPEPVRAVIEGVLAFIGPTLQAKQVRLGCELNGIGGQRVLGDRNELETLLLILLSNAADAVEKGGRIGITVQGGGENVEISISDDGCGIPAESLPRIFEPFYTTKPVGKGTGLGLAIAKNIVSQHGGSIRLESGQGRGTRAIVQLPALAATAVPA